From the Planctomycetota bacterium genome, one window contains:
- a CDS encoding YadA-like family protein, whose translation AAYGDNSTATGANSTAVGPNARALGSSSSAFGDGAAALADDATAIGQFATASTASSTSLGFHSAATGTNSTALGSNSVATGSNSVALGYNSVADERNTVSVGTRDPGGQRRITNVAAGYEQYDAVNFGQFSAAIAGVAAAPTLQTPSAPGKTTFNFNSAYFEGQTGFGIGLAHRLNINIPTVIDATVSEGSSREWVARAGFSVEF comes from the coding sequence GCGGCGTACGGCGACAACTCGACCGCCACGGGCGCCAATTCGACGGCTGTCGGTCCGAACGCACGTGCGCTCGGCTCGAGCTCGTCGGCCTTCGGCGACGGCGCGGCGGCGCTCGCGGACGACGCCACGGCGATCGGTCAGTTCGCGACCGCGTCGACGGCGAGCTCGACCTCGCTCGGCTTCCATTCGGCGGCCACGGGGACGAACTCGACCGCGCTCGGATCCAACTCCGTCGCGACGGGCAGCAATTCCGTGGCGCTCGGATACAACTCCGTCGCGGATGAGCGAAACACCGTATCAGTCGGCACGCGTGATCCGGGCGGCCAGCGGCGCATCACGAATGTCGCAGCCGGCTATGAGCAATACGACGCGGTTAACTTCGGGCAATTCTCCGCCGCGATCGCGGGCGTGGCAGCGGCGCCGACGCTTCAAACGCCTTCGGCGCCGGGGAAGACCACCTTTAACTTCAACAGCGCCTACTTCGAGGGTCAGACCGGATTTGGCATTGGACTGGCGCATCGCTTGAACATAAACATTCCGACGGTCATCGATGCGACGGTGTCCGAGGGCTCGAGCAGGGAATGGGTGGCACGTGCGGGGTTCTCGGTCGAATTCTAG